Proteins from a genomic interval of Schistocerca piceifrons isolate TAMUIC-IGC-003096 chromosome 3, iqSchPice1.1, whole genome shotgun sequence:
- the LOC124787999 gene encoding renalase-like — MALKVLIVGSGITSAITCNYLRERCRSSCRVIVWDKARGMGGRMSTSRSPTMDSCTADLGAQYVTTVPENIEASKVVYSTCFTKGLLHPLQSLIEGMHTFPKNTVHYVAPRGMNSLVKEFLTADEVQFNRLVTSITQNGNKLDVETKDGYKDTFDVVVLTMPVPQILQLSGCVESVLSDDREKREALSAVKYSSRYAVAYFYDKTLEFDVPWSAKYVVDDELLRYIAIDNKKRNSSATSAVVFHTTVKFGEENIERDVADVQRDIEKHINILFPTWPKPVSVKCQKWRYSQATAVYEGSPGCITLIQEPLLIAGGDGFTKSTFDGCITSAKAIVNVVEKYITKELAVEGNR; from the coding sequence ATGGCTTTAAAGGTACTAATCGTCGGTTCCGGAATAAcaagtgcaattacttgtaattaTTTACGAGAAAGATGTAGGAGCAGTTGTCGAGTGATCGTTTGGGATAAAGCGAGAGGTATGGGCGGCCGAATGAGTACAAGTAGAAGCCCAACCATGGACTCCTGCACAGCGGATCTGGGAGCGCAGTATGTAACCACGGTGCCCGAAAATATTGAAGCTAGTAAAGTTGTATACAGTACGTGTTTCACGAAAGGACTGTTGCACCCTTTGCAGAGTTTGATAGAAGGGATGCACACTTTTCCAAAAAATACAGTTCATTATGTGGCACCAAGAGGAATGAATTCATTGGTGaaagaattcttgacagcagacgaAGTGCAGTTTAACAGACTAGTCACATCTATTACACAAAACGGCAACAAGCTTGATGTTGAAACGAAAGATGGTTATAAAGATACATTTGATGTTGTCGTTCTGACAATGCCAGTCCCTCAAATTTTACAGCTGTCTGGTTGTGTAGAGAGTGTTCTCTCCGATGACAGGGAAAAGAGAGAAGCACTCTCTGCTGTGAAGTACAGTTCCCGGTATGCAGTAGCTTATTTCTATGACAAAACACTTGAATTTGATGTCCCCTGGTCTGCCAAATATGTCGTTGATGATGAATTATTACGATATATTGCAATAGACAACAAAAAACGCAATAGCTCAGCTACGTCTGCAGTTGTTTTTCACACCACAGTGAAATTCGGAGAAGAAAATATTGAACGAGATGTTGCAGATGTGCAGAGAGACATTGAGAAacatataaacattttatttccaacTTGGCCCAAACCAGTTTCCGTGAAATGCCAAAAATGGAGATATTCACAAGCAACTGCAGTGTATGAAGGAAGTCCTGGTTGTATCACATTAATTCAAGAGCCACTGCTCATAGCTGGTGGGGATGGCTTTACTAAATCAACATTTGACGGCTGCATAACTTCAGCCAAAGCAATCGTAAATGTAGTAGAAAAATATATTACAAAGGAACTTGCTGTAGAAGGCAACAGATAG